One Rhodoferax ferrireducens T118 DNA segment encodes these proteins:
- a CDS encoding RtcB family protein, with protein MDLTLLKQHSACAWEIPAQGKMRVPAMIYASRELVRAMDHKVYEQAVNVAMLPGIVGASHVMPDAHWGYGFPIGGVAAFDADAGGVVSAGGVGFDVSCGVRCLHTGLRREHIMAVQRELAEALFERIPAGVGSTGAIRLNSAQMDAMLSGGAKWAVERGWGSNADLERVEEHGQMLHAKPKFVSEQAKKRQREEMGTLGSGNHYLEVQEVTAVFDAAIASAYGLHQGDIVLMIHCGSRGLGHQIGTEFLRKMVEAAPGYGIILPDRELACAPIRSDLGQEYLGAMRAAINCALANRQILTQLVRDVFAKLLPSAQLPVLYDVSHNTCKLETHKVDGQPRELYVHRKGATRAWGPGHPELPQALRASGQPVLIGGSMGTGSYVLAGTKASESLAFSSACHGAGRAMSRHQALKTWNGRTVVDELAQRGILIRSPSMRGVAEEAPDAYKDVNAVVDAADAAGLARKVARLEPLVCIKG; from the coding sequence ATGGATCTGACGCTCCTGAAACAACACAGTGCCTGTGCCTGGGAGATCCCGGCCCAGGGCAAGATGCGTGTGCCGGCCATGATCTACGCCAGCCGGGAACTGGTGCGCGCGATGGACCACAAGGTCTACGAGCAGGCGGTCAACGTGGCCATGCTGCCGGGTATTGTGGGCGCCTCGCATGTGATGCCCGACGCCCACTGGGGTTATGGCTTTCCGATCGGTGGCGTGGCGGCCTTTGATGCCGATGCCGGCGGCGTGGTCTCGGCCGGCGGCGTGGGTTTTGACGTCTCGTGCGGCGTGCGCTGCCTGCACACCGGGCTGCGCCGCGAACACATCATGGCCGTGCAGCGCGAGCTGGCCGAAGCGCTGTTCGAACGTATTCCGGCCGGCGTCGGCAGCACCGGGGCGATCCGGCTCAACAGCGCGCAGATGGACGCCATGCTCAGCGGCGGCGCCAAGTGGGCGGTCGAGCGGGGCTGGGGCAGCAATGCCGACCTGGAACGGGTCGAAGAGCATGGCCAGATGCTGCACGCCAAACCCAAGTTCGTCTCGGAGCAGGCCAAGAAGCGCCAGCGCGAGGAGATGGGCACGCTGGGCAGCGGCAACCATTACCTGGAGGTGCAGGAGGTCACGGCGGTGTTTGATGCCGCGATTGCCAGCGCCTACGGCTTGCACCAAGGCGACATCGTGCTGATGATTCACTGCGGCTCACGCGGGCTGGGACATCAGATCGGCACTGAATTTCTGCGCAAAATGGTCGAGGCCGCGCCGGGCTACGGCATCATCCTGCCGGACCGCGAACTGGCGTGTGCGCCGATACGCTCCGACCTGGGCCAGGAATACCTCGGCGCCATGCGTGCGGCCATCAACTGCGCGCTGGCCAATCGCCAGATCCTGACGCAACTGGTGCGCGACGTGTTTGCCAAACTGCTGCCCTCGGCGCAACTGCCGGTGCTGTATGACGTGTCGCACAACACCTGCAAGCTGGAAACGCACAAGGTCGACGGCCAGCCGCGCGAACTCTATGTGCACCGCAAGGGCGCCACGCGGGCCTGGGGCCCCGGCCACCCCGAACTGCCGCAGGCTTTGCGTGCCAGCGGCCAGCCGGTGCTGATTGGCGGCTCGATGGGCACCGGCTCCTATGTGCTGGCGGGTACCAAGGCCTCGGAGTCGCTGGCGTTTTCGTCGGCCTGCCATGGCGCCGGACGCGCCATGAGCCGCCATCAGGCCCTCAAGACCTGGAACGGGCGCACGGTGGTCGATGAGCTGGCGCAACGCGGCATCCTGATACGCAGCCCTTCCATGCGCGGCGTGGCCGAGGAAGCACCCGACGCCTACAAGGACGTGAACGCGGTCGTCGATGCGGCCGATGCGGCCGGTCTGGCGCGCAAGGTGGCGCGGCTGGAGCCGCTGGTGTGCATCAAGGGCTAG
- a CDS encoding archease yields the protein MYNHWEHFEHGADIGVRGIGATKAGAFEQAALALTAVITDPQQVAAVEAVHITCEAPDDELLLAGWLNALVYEMAVRRMLFGRFHVDLHGTHLDAQAMGEPTSVQRHQPAVEVKGATYTALRVAPVDGGWLAQTVVDV from the coding sequence ATGTACAACCACTGGGAACACTTCGAGCATGGCGCCGACATCGGCGTGCGCGGCATCGGTGCCACCAAGGCCGGCGCCTTTGAGCAGGCCGCGCTGGCGCTGACGGCCGTGATCACCGACCCGCAGCAGGTGGCTGCAGTCGAGGCCGTGCACATCACTTGCGAGGCGCCGGACGACGAGTTGCTGCTCGCCGGCTGGCTCAATGCGCTGGTGTACGAGATGGCGGTGCGGCGCATGCTGTTTGGCCGCTTTCATGTCGATCTCCATGGCACGCACCTGGACGCGCAGGCGATGGGCGAGCCCACCTCGGTGCAGCGCCATCAGCCGGCGGTGGAGGTCAAGGGCGCCACTTACACCGCCTTGCGCGTGGCACCCGTCGATGGTGGCTGGCTGGCGCAAACCGTGGTCGATGTCTGA
- a CDS encoding hydrogenase maturation protease: MTATPAPVAPLLVFGWGNLSRGDDALGPLCIERLRALAAPATAVDYLDDYQLQIEHALDLVGRQRVLFVDASLSCPAPFELTQLQAARDISFTTHALSPQALMQVFFDLRGEAPPSCTLLAIRGECFELGAPPSPAALAHLAAALAWATDWLDADQ; the protein is encoded by the coding sequence ATGACGGCAACGCCCGCGCCGGTGGCGCCGCTGCTGGTGTTCGGTTGGGGCAATCTGAGTCGCGGCGACGACGCGCTGGGACCTTTGTGCATTGAGCGCCTGCGTGCCCTGGCCGCGCCTGCCACCGCCGTGGACTACCTCGACGACTACCAGTTGCAGATTGAACACGCGCTCGATCTGGTGGGCAGGCAACGTGTGTTGTTTGTCGATGCCAGTCTGAGTTGTCCTGCGCCGTTCGAGCTGACGCAACTGCAAGCCGCGCGGGACATCAGCTTTACGACCCACGCCTTGAGCCCGCAGGCGCTGATGCAGGTGTTTTTTGATCTGCGCGGCGAGGCGCCGCCGTCCTGCACCCTGCTGGCGATTCGTGGCGAGTGTTTCGAGCTCGGCGCGCCGCCCAGCCCGGCGGCGCTGGCGCATCTGGCGGCGGCGCTGGCATGGGCGACGGACTGGCTTGATGCCGACCAATGA
- a CDS encoding Ni/Fe hydrogenase subunit alpha, which translates to MSTSLETAAPDAVAQGLRRVAIDPVSRVEGHGKVTLLLDANHRVQQVRLHIVEFRGFEQFIQGRPYWEVPVMVQRLCGICPVSHHLAASKAFDRVVGALPVTPTADKIRRLMHYGQVMQSHALHFFYLAAPDLLFGFDSEVNRRNIVGVAQAHPDIARKGVLLRKFGQELIRATAGKRVHGSGSVPGGVNKHVSPQDRALLQRDVAQMIAWAQEAVLIAKQLHAQNPALYDSFGSFRSNLLSLVRMDGALDLYDGVLRARDTAGAILFDGASDQDYLGLIEEEVKPWTYMKFPFLKSLGPELGWYRVGPLARLQNCDFIPSPLAERERLDFIAWGRGEPIQATLAYHWARMVEMLHCVEVIQGLLDDPDILGGELIASGPRQRGGVGVIEAPRGTLFHHYEVGDDDLVTMCNLIVATTHNNQAMNEAVRSVAREYLDGRELTEGLLNHIEVAIRAYDPCLSCATHALGRMPLEVTLLGFDGALIDRVLKSHSGEFRHDLGTVPSVSV; encoded by the coding sequence ATGAGCACCTCACTCGAAACCGCTGCCCCTGACGCCGTCGCCCAAGGCCTGCGCCGGGTCGCCATCGACCCGGTGTCACGGGTCGAAGGCCATGGCAAGGTCACCTTGCTGCTCGACGCGAACCACCGCGTGCAGCAGGTCCGCCTGCACATCGTCGAGTTCCGCGGCTTCGAGCAATTCATTCAGGGCCGACCTTACTGGGAGGTGCCGGTGATGGTGCAGCGGCTGTGCGGCATCTGCCCGGTGTCGCACCACCTGGCGGCGTCCAAAGCGTTCGACCGGGTGGTCGGCGCCTTGCCGGTCACGCCGACGGCTGACAAGATCCGCCGCTTGATGCATTACGGCCAGGTGATGCAGTCGCACGCCTTGCACTTCTTCTACCTGGCCGCGCCCGACCTGCTGTTTGGTTTTGACTCCGAGGTGAACCGGCGCAACATCGTCGGCGTGGCGCAGGCCCATCCCGACATCGCCCGCAAAGGTGTGCTGCTGCGCAAGTTCGGCCAGGAGTTGATCCGCGCCACCGCGGGCAAGCGCGTGCATGGCAGCGGCTCGGTGCCGGGCGGCGTCAACAAGCACGTCAGCCCGCAAGACCGGGCCCTGCTGCAACGCGATGTGGCGCAAATGATCGCCTGGGCGCAAGAAGCCGTTTTGATTGCCAAACAATTACATGCGCAGAACCCGGCGCTGTACGATAGTTTTGGCAGCTTTCGCTCCAACCTGCTGTCGCTGGTCAGGATGGATGGCGCGCTGGACCTGTACGACGGCGTGCTGCGGGCGCGCGACACGGCGGGTGCCATCCTGTTCGATGGCGCCAGCGACCAGGACTATCTGGGCTTGATCGAGGAAGAGGTCAAGCCCTGGACCTACATGAAGTTCCCGTTCCTCAAAAGCCTGGGGCCGGAGTTGGGCTGGTACCGGGTTGGGCCGCTGGCACGGCTGCAAAACTGCGACTTCATCCCCAGTCCGCTGGCTGAACGTGAGCGCCTGGACTTCATCGCCTGGGGCCGGGGCGAGCCGATCCAGGCCACGCTGGCCTACCACTGGGCGCGCATGGTGGAGATGCTGCATTGCGTCGAGGTCATCCAGGGTCTGCTGGATGACCCCGACATTCTGGGCGGCGAGCTGATCGCCAGCGGGCCGCGCCAACGCGGCGGCGTCGGGGTGATCGAGGCGCCGCGCGGTACGTTGTTCCACCATTACGAGGTTGGCGACGATGATCTGGTGACGATGTGCAACCTGATCGTCGCCACCACCCACAACAACCAGGCCATGAACGAAGCCGTGCGATCGGTGGCACGCGAGTACCTGGATGGGCGCGAGTTGACCGAAGGCCTGCTCAATCATATCGAGGTCGCCATCCGCGCTTACGACCCCTGTCTGTCGTGTGCCACCCATGCGCTGGGTCGGATGCCGCTGGAGGTGACGCTGCTCGGGTTTGACGGCGCGCTGATCGACCGTGTCCTCAAGTCGCACAGCGGTGAGTTCCGCCATGACCTGGGTACTGTGCCAAGCGTATCGGTATGA
- a CDS encoding NADP oxidoreductase, which yields MSPTPRKLKVATVSLAGCFGCHMSFLDIDERLFDLIEHIEFDRSPLTDIKQVGACDIGLIEGGLCNAENVQVLREFRAHCKTLVAVGACAITGGLPAQRNHLDLGQLLTEVYRSRPGLSAGGAIPNDPELPLLLNKVHPIREVVHVDYSLPGCPPSADAFWHFLSDLMAGRTPHLGHGLIHYD from the coding sequence ATGTCCCCAACCCCGCGCAAGCTCAAGGTCGCCACCGTGTCGCTGGCCGGCTGTTTTGGCTGCCACATGTCTTTTCTGGATATTGACGAGCGCCTGTTCGATCTGATCGAGCACATCGAGTTCGACCGCTCGCCGCTGACCGACATCAAGCAGGTCGGGGCGTGTGACATCGGCCTGATCGAAGGCGGCCTGTGCAATGCCGAAAACGTGCAGGTGCTGCGTGAGTTCCGCGCGCACTGCAAAACGCTGGTGGCAGTCGGCGCCTGCGCCATTACCGGCGGTTTGCCTGCGCAGCGCAATCATCTCGATTTGGGCCAGTTGCTGACCGAGGTCTACCGCAGCCGGCCGGGCCTGAGCGCGGGCGGCGCCATCCCCAACGACCCCGAACTGCCGCTGCTGCTGAACAAAGTGCACCCGATCCGCGAGGTGGTGCATGTGGACTACTCCCTGCCCGGTTGCCCGCCCTCCGCTGACGCGTTCTGGCACTTCTTGAGCGACCTGATGGCCGGGCGCACGCCGCACCTGGGGCACGGCCTGATCCACTATGACTGA
- a CDS encoding 2Fe-2S iron-sulfur cluster-binding protein gives MTDDVSPTQSFSLDGDDLPFASGETILQAATRAGRYIPHLCWHPDFAAHGSCRICSVKVNGRVGAACTVQAAAGLEVESNTPEMNRQRKTLLQMLFVEGNHFCPSCEKSGNCLLQATAYQMGMEGPHFEEFYPNRPVDASHPDILLDFNRCILCELCVRASREADGKNIFAIGGHGMGTHLLVNSASGQLGDTAMSLDDRAAHICPVGVILPKRRGFVIPIGQRRFDLKPVSQQREGDAT, from the coding sequence ATGACGGATGACGTGAGTCCCACCCAGAGCTTCTCGCTCGACGGCGACGACCTGCCGTTTGCGTCCGGGGAGACCATTTTGCAGGCCGCCACGCGCGCCGGGCGCTACATCCCGCACCTGTGCTGGCACCCGGACTTTGCGGCGCATGGCTCGTGCCGGATCTGCAGCGTCAAGGTGAACGGCCGCGTCGGTGCCGCCTGCACCGTGCAAGCGGCGGCCGGGCTGGAGGTCGAAAGCAATACGCCCGAGATGAACCGCCAGCGCAAGACGCTGCTGCAGATGTTGTTCGTTGAGGGCAACCACTTTTGCCCCAGTTGCGAGAAAAGCGGCAATTGCCTGCTGCAGGCCACCGCCTACCAGATGGGCATGGAAGGGCCGCATTTTGAGGAGTTCTACCCCAACCGCCCGGTGGACGCCAGCCACCCCGACATCCTGCTTGACTTCAACCGCTGCATTTTGTGCGAGTTGTGCGTGCGCGCCAGCCGCGAGGCCGATGGCAAAAACATCTTTGCCATCGGCGGCCATGGCATGGGCACCCACCTGCTGGTCAACAGCGCCAGCGGCCAGTTGGGCGACACCGCGATGAGCCTGGATGACCGCGCGGCCCACATCTGCCCGGTGGGCGTGATCCTGCCCAAGCGGCGTGGCTTTGTGATCCCGATCGGCCAGCGGCGTTTCGATTTGAAGCCGGTGTCGCAGCAGCGCGAAGGTGATGCCACATGA
- a CDS encoding NAD(P)H-dependent oxidoreductase subunit E, with protein MCPNRQSSLAAAPELQRLLARYPPDPHALLQILRELQALQGWLAPDALGQVASELGLTLAQVQGVAGFYRFLHTRPVGAYRVLFSDNVTDRLLGSEALLADLCQRLGVVPGQLSFDGLVSVERTSCTGLCDQGPALLINHHQVLTRLDPARVAHMAELIRARVPVPQWPAAWFEVQDNIRRADVLLGAPCAPGAALTQSLARGADATLAEIKRSNLRGRGGAGFATGLKWELCRQAPGTEHIVVCNADEGEPGTFKDRVLLSRQADAVFEGMTVAAHVLGARRGFLYLRGEYRFLLEPLQAVLQRRRAEQLLGTHILGQAGFDFDIAIHVGAGAYVCGEESALIESLEGKRGTPRIRPPFPAEHGYLGHPTLVNNVETFCAVAHIAQHGGALWAGIGTPKSTGTKIHSVSGDCARPGLYEYPLGTPVSRLLADCGARDTQAVQVGGPSGVCLAADEFERRIAFEDVPTAGAFMVFDRSRDMFEVARGFAHFFAHESCGFCTPCRVGTALLVKRMDKLAGGHGSRDDLDVLFELDRLLHSTTHCGLGASACNPLRDTVLKFRPAYEQRLQSLDFEPGFDLDAELSIARRMTGRDDAAAHLENRT; from the coding sequence ATGTGCCCGAACCGCCAATCCTCCCTGGCCGCAGCACCCGAGTTGCAGCGCCTGCTGGCGCGCTACCCGCCTGACCCACATGCCTTGCTGCAGATTCTGCGCGAACTGCAGGCCCTGCAAGGCTGGCTGGCGCCTGACGCCCTGGGCCAGGTTGCCAGCGAACTCGGTTTGACGCTGGCGCAGGTGCAAGGGGTGGCTGGTTTCTATCGCTTCTTGCACACCCGGCCGGTTGGTGCCTACCGCGTGCTGTTCAGCGACAACGTGACCGACCGCCTGCTGGGCAGCGAGGCACTGCTGGCCGACCTGTGCCAGCGCCTGGGGGTCGTACCCGGTCAGCTCAGTTTTGATGGCCTGGTCAGCGTGGAGCGGACCTCCTGCACCGGGCTGTGCGATCAGGGGCCGGCCTTGCTGATCAACCACCATCAGGTGCTCACTCGCCTGGACCCTGCCCGGGTGGCGCACATGGCCGAGCTGATCCGCGCGCGCGTGCCGGTGCCGCAATGGCCCGCCGCGTGGTTTGAGGTGCAGGACAACATCCGACGGGCCGATGTGCTGCTCGGCGCGCCTTGTGCGCCGGGGGCTGCGTTGACTCAGTCGCTGGCGCGTGGTGCTGACGCGACGCTGGCCGAGATCAAGCGCTCCAATTTGCGCGGGCGCGGCGGCGCCGGTTTTGCCACCGGCCTCAAATGGGAGCTGTGCCGCCAGGCCCCCGGCACGGAGCACATCGTGGTGTGCAACGCCGACGAAGGTGAACCCGGCACCTTCAAGGACCGCGTGCTGCTGAGCCGTCAGGCTGACGCGGTGTTCGAGGGTATGACCGTCGCCGCCCACGTGCTGGGCGCGCGCCGCGGCTTTCTTTACCTGCGCGGCGAATACCGCTTCCTGCTGGAGCCCCTGCAGGCCGTTTTGCAGCGCAGGCGCGCGGAGCAGCTGCTGGGCACCCACATCCTGGGGCAGGCCGGTTTCGATTTCGACATCGCCATTCACGTCGGCGCTGGCGCCTACGTCTGCGGCGAGGAGTCGGCGCTGATCGAGTCGCTCGAAGGCAAGCGCGGCACGCCGCGCATCCGCCCGCCATTCCCGGCCGAGCACGGCTACCTGGGGCATCCGACCCTGGTCAACAACGTGGAAACTTTTTGCGCCGTGGCGCACATCGCGCAGCACGGCGGCGCGCTCTGGGCCGGCATCGGCACGCCCAAATCGACCGGCACCAAGATTCACTCGGTGTCGGGCGACTGCGCGCGCCCGGGCCTGTACGAATACCCCTTGGGCACGCCGGTGAGCCGCCTGCTGGCGGACTGCGGCGCACGCGACACGCAGGCGGTGCAGGTCGGCGGGCCGTCCGGCGTGTGCCTGGCGGCGGACGAGTTTGAGCGCCGCATCGCGTTTGAAGACGTGCCGACGGCGGGCGCCTTCATGGTGTTTGACCGCTCGCGTGACATGTTCGAGGTGGCACGCGGTTTTGCGCATTTTTTTGCCCACGAGAGTTGTGGCTTCTGCACCCCGTGCCGGGTCGGCACCGCCTTGCTGGTCAAGCGCATGGACAAGCTCGCGGGCGGCCATGGCTCGCGCGACGACCTTGATGTGCTGTTCGAGTTGGATCGCTTGCTGCACAGCACCACCCATTGCGGCCTGGGGGCGAGCGCCTGCAACCCCTTGCGCGATACGGTGCTGAAGTTTCGCCCGGCCTACGAGCAACGCTTGCAGTCGCTCGATTTCGAGCCGGGTTTTGACCTCGACGCCGAGCTGTCGATTGCCCGGCGCATGACCGGCCGCGACGACGCCGCCGCGCATCTGGAGAACCGCACATGA
- the fmt gene encoding methionyl-tRNA formyltransferase — protein MRLIFAGTPEFARVALAQLHAGGHEIALVLTQPDRPAGRGMKLQASAVKQFALDHGLALAQPRSLRLDGKYPEDAAAAREALVAAQADAMVVAAYGLILPQWVLDVPARGCFNIHASLLPRWRGAAPIHRAIEAGDAQTGVTIMQMDAGLDTGAMLQAQAIPIGAGDTTGSLHDRLAELGAQLMLQVLAQAVHGSLQPVAQAAQGVTYAPKIEKHEAAIDWTQPAAVIAQRIRAFNPFPGATAVLNGETLKIWLADVAPGVPPVSKEFGSILAVAPVGIEVVAMKSIVNITQLQRPGGKRLGVAEFLRGFDLQPGMVFERHGS, from the coding sequence GTGAGGCTGATCTTTGCCGGCACACCCGAATTTGCCCGCGTCGCGCTGGCCCAGCTGCACGCGGGGGGGCACGAGATTGCGCTGGTGCTGACACAGCCGGACCGGCCCGCCGGGCGCGGCATGAAGCTGCAGGCCTCGGCCGTCAAGCAGTTCGCGCTGGATCACGGTCTGGCGCTGGCGCAGCCGCGCAGCCTGCGGCTGGACGGCAAATACCCTGAGGATGCGGCTGCCGCACGGGAGGCGCTGGTGGCGGCGCAGGCCGATGCCATGGTGGTGGCCGCCTATGGCCTGATTCTGCCGCAGTGGGTGCTGGATGTGCCCGCCCGCGGCTGCTTCAATATTCACGCTTCGCTGCTGCCGCGCTGGCGGGGCGCCGCACCGATTCACCGCGCCATCGAGGCGGGCGACGCGCAAACTGGCGTGACCATCATGCAAATGGACGCCGGGTTAGATACCGGCGCCATGCTGCAGGCGCAGGCGATCCCGATCGGGGCGGGCGACACCACCGGCAGCCTGCATGACCGGCTGGCCGAGCTGGGCGCACAGTTGATGTTGCAAGTGCTGGCGCAGGCGGTCCATGGCAGTTTGCAGCCGGTGGCGCAGGCCGCACAAGGCGTGACGTACGCCCCCAAAATTGAAAAACACGAGGCGGCCATCGATTGGACGCAGCCCGCTGCGGTGATCGCGCAGCGCATCCGTGCCTTCAATCCATTCCCCGGCGCCACGGCGGTTTTGAATGGAGAAACGCTGAAGATATGGCTGGCAGACGTCGCACCGGGTGTTCCACCCGTTTCCAAGGAATTTGGATCAATTCTGGCTGTAGCCCCCGTCGGAATTGAAGTAGTTGCTATGAAATCAATAGTCAACATCACACAGCTGCAGCGCCCCGGCGGTAAGCGCTTGGGCGTGGCCGAGTTTCTGCGCGGGTTTGACCTGCAGCCCGGCATGGTTTTTGAGAGGCACGGCAGCTAG
- the def gene encoding peptide deformylase: MALLPILCYPDPKLHTVAKPVSTVDVRVQTLIVDMLETMYEAKGIGLAATQINVHERLIVVDVSEERDAPLVLINPQLVWSSAETHLNEEGCLSVPGIYDGVERFDAVTVTALDGQGQSRLIEAEGLLAVCIQHEMDHLQGKVFVEYLSPLKRNRIKKKMLKSQREERE; encoded by the coding sequence ATGGCATTACTTCCAATTCTTTGTTATCCCGATCCCAAACTGCACACCGTGGCCAAACCGGTGTCAACGGTGGATGTGCGCGTTCAGACCCTGATCGTGGATATGCTGGAAACCATGTACGAGGCCAAAGGCATTGGCCTGGCGGCGACCCAGATCAATGTGCACGAGCGTCTGATCGTGGTGGATGTCTCTGAAGAACGTGACGCGCCGCTGGTGCTGATCAACCCGCAACTGGTCTGGAGCAGCGCCGAGACGCACCTCAACGAAGAGGGTTGTTTGTCGGTGCCGGGTATTTACGACGGTGTCGAGCGTTTTGACGCCGTCACCGTGACGGCGCTGGACGGCCAAGGCCAGTCGCGCCTGATTGAAGCCGAAGGCCTGCTGGCCGTGTGCATCCAGCACGAGATGGACCACCTGCAGGGCAAGGTTTTTGTCGAGTACCTGTCGCCGCTCAAGCGCAACCGGATCAAGAAAAAAATGCTGAAGAGCCAGCGCGAGGAGCGTGAGTGA
- a CDS encoding LysM peptidoglycan-binding domain-containing protein, which produces MTQNLMPKSTAAAKVIGVTLAVLTASLATAPAWAQNFPITAGQKATATQVAQAGVPLSELAANAPDSYTVKRGDTLWAISGMFLKSAWRWPELWGMNLADIRNPHRIYPGQTLYLERQGGRATLRTRQSGADAAALTTVRLSPRTRIEQLADDALPTLKSHLIEPFLAEPVIVDENGLALAPRIVAAQEGRVLLTRGDRAYARGQGDAVLIDEPTQKQKAYRVFRNATPLKDPVTAEVLGYEAQYVGKALLVRGESTQASVDKDGKPRTDIIPATLDIVAAKEEMRVGDRLLPEPPQQLLSYVPHAPQGPVNARIVSVYGSAVVNAAQNQVVAINLGTRDGIESGHVLAILKDGARLIDKTDAARPELKLPDERNGLLMVFRPFEKLSYALVLDITDGVKVGDRLVNPR; this is translated from the coding sequence ATGACCCAAAACCTGATGCCAAAGTCCACCGCCGCCGCCAAAGTCATTGGGGTCACCCTGGCGGTGCTGACCGCCAGCTTGGCCACCGCGCCAGCTTGGGCCCAGAATTTCCCGATCACGGCAGGGCAAAAGGCGACCGCGACGCAGGTCGCGCAGGCCGGCGTGCCCTTGAGCGAACTGGCGGCCAATGCGCCCGACAGCTATACCGTCAAACGCGGCGACACGTTATGGGCCATCTCCGGCATGTTCCTGAAAAGCGCCTGGCGCTGGCCCGAATTGTGGGGCATGAATTTGGCTGACATCCGCAACCCCCATCGGATTTACCCGGGGCAAACGCTGTATCTGGAGCGCCAGGGCGGGCGCGCCACCCTGCGCACTCGCCAGTCTGGCGCCGATGCGGCGGCGCTGACGACCGTGCGCCTGTCGCCACGCACCCGAATTGAACAGCTGGCGGACGACGCCCTGCCGACGCTCAAAAGCCACTTGATCGAACCGTTTCTGGCCGAGCCGGTGATCGTGGACGAGAACGGCCTGGCCCTGGCGCCGCGCATTGTGGCGGCGCAGGAGGGCCGTGTGTTGCTGACCCGGGGTGACCGGGCCTACGCGCGCGGCCAGGGTGACGCGGTGCTGATCGATGAACCGACGCAAAAGCAGAAAGCGTACCGGGTGTTTCGCAATGCCACGCCATTGAAAGACCCGGTCACCGCTGAAGTTCTGGGCTATGAGGCGCAGTACGTGGGCAAGGCGCTGCTGGTGCGCGGCGAATCCACCCAGGCCTCGGTTGACAAGGATGGCAAACCCCGCACCGACATCATCCCGGCCACGCTTGACATTGTGGCGGCCAAGGAAGAGATGCGCGTTGGCGACCGGCTGCTGCCCGAGCCACCGCAACAGTTGTTGAGCTACGTGCCGCACGCACCCCAGGGGCCAGTCAACGCCCGCATTGTCTCGGTCTATGGCAGCGCGGTGGTCAACGCAGCGCAGAACCAGGTCGTGGCGATCAATCTGGGCACGCGCGACGGCATCGAAAGCGGGCACGTCCTGGCGATCCTGAAAGACGGTGCGCGCCTGATCGACAAGACCGATGCGGCGCGCCCCGAGCTGAAGTTGCCCGATGAACGCAATGGTCTGCTGATGGTGTTTCGCCCCTTCGAGAAACTCTCGTATGCGCTGGTGCTCGACATCACGGATGGCGTCAAAGTCGGCGACCGGCTGGTCAACCCGCGCTGA